The following coding sequences lie in one Mycobacterium gordonae genomic window:
- the trxB gene encoding thioredoxin-disulfide reductase: MTASSDTIHDVIVIGSGPAGYTAALYTARAQLKPLVFEGISFGGALMTTTEVENYPGFRDGITGPELMDQMREQALRFGADLRMEDVESVSLEGPVKTVVTAEGDTFRARAVILAMGAAARYLQVPGEQELLGRGVSSCATCDGFFFRDQDIAVIGGGDSAMEEATFLTRFARSVTLVHRREEFRASKIMLARAQANEKITILTNKAVLGVDGDTSVTGLRLRDTVTGEETTLPVTGVFVAIGHEPRSALVRDAVEVDPDGYVLVQGRTTSTSLDGVFAAGDLVDRTYRQAITAAGSGCAAAIDAERWLADHEATGPADSTELIGAQR, encoded by the coding sequence ATGACCGCTTCCTCAGACACCATCCACGATGTCATCGTCATCGGTTCCGGTCCGGCCGGATACACCGCAGCCCTCTACACCGCCCGCGCGCAACTCAAGCCGCTGGTCTTCGAGGGCATCTCGTTCGGCGGTGCGCTGATGACCACGACCGAGGTGGAGAACTACCCGGGGTTCCGAGACGGCATCACCGGCCCCGAACTGATGGACCAGATGCGCGAGCAGGCGCTGCGGTTCGGCGCGGACCTGCGCATGGAGGACGTCGAATCGGTGTCGCTGGAGGGGCCGGTCAAGACCGTCGTGACCGCCGAAGGCGACACGTTCCGGGCGCGCGCCGTGATCCTCGCCATGGGGGCGGCCGCCCGCTACCTGCAGGTGCCGGGCGAGCAGGAACTACTCGGCCGGGGGGTCAGCTCCTGCGCCACCTGCGACGGCTTCTTCTTCCGCGACCAGGACATCGCCGTCATCGGCGGCGGCGACTCCGCGATGGAGGAAGCCACCTTCCTCACCCGGTTCGCCCGCAGCGTCACCCTGGTGCACCGCCGCGAGGAGTTCCGCGCCTCCAAGATCATGCTCGCCCGGGCGCAGGCCAACGAGAAGATCACCATCTTGACCAATAAGGCCGTCCTGGGGGTCGACGGCGACACCTCGGTCACCGGGCTGCGCCTGCGCGACACCGTGACCGGGGAGGAGACGACGCTGCCGGTCACCGGCGTGTTCGTCGCGATCGGCCACGAACCGCGCTCGGCACTGGTCCGCGACGCCGTCGAGGTGGACCCGGACGGTTACGTGCTCGTGCAAGGACGCACCACCAGCACCTCCCTGGATGGGGTGTTCGCCGCCGGCGACCTGGTGGACCGCACCTACCGGCAAGCCATCACCGCGGCCGGCAGCGGCTGTGCGGCGGCCATCGACGCCGAGCGGTGGCTGGCCGACCACGAAGCGACCGGACCCGCCGACAGTACCGAATTGATTGGAGCACAACGATGA
- the trxA gene encoding thioredoxin gives MSDSGKSATIEVSDASFGTDVLSSNKPVLVDFWATWCGPCKMVAPVLEEIAAERSDALTVAKIDVDANPETARDFQVVSIPTLILFKDGEPVKRIVGAKGKAALLRELADAVPNLS, from the coding sequence ATGAGCGATTCCGGCAAGTCCGCCACGATCGAGGTTTCCGACGCCTCTTTCGGCACCGACGTGTTGTCCAGCAATAAGCCTGTGCTGGTGGACTTTTGGGCCACCTGGTGCGGGCCATGCAAGATGGTGGCCCCAGTGCTGGAAGAGATAGCGGCCGAACGGTCGGACGCGCTCACAGTCGCCAAGATCGACGTGGACGCCAACCCCGAGACCGCACGCGACTTCCAGGTCGTCTCCATCCCCACGCTGATCCTGTTCAAGGACGGCGAGCCGGTGAAACGAATCGTCGGCGCCAAGGGCAAGGCGGCGTTGCTGCGCGAGCTCGCCGACGCCGTTCCCAACCTGTCCTGA